TTCTCGCGCCGCAGACGCGCGACCCGTGGCTGTACGCAGGGTTGGCATTTTGCGCGGGGCTCATTTTCTCGTACCCGCTGATTCTGACTTCGAAGATGCGCATCGTGGACAACCAGATTTTCCTGAAGCGCTCGAAGGGATTTGTGCTGATTCTGCTTGCACTGCTGGTTCTGCGGATTGTGTTGCATCAGTACGTGGAGCAGTATGTGACGATTGTGCAGACAGGGTCGCTGTTCTTCATTTTGGCATTCGGCATGATTGCGCCTTGGCGTGTCGCGATGCTGCTGCAGTACCGCAAGCTCCAGCGCCAGCTGGGGACGAGCGCCGAGCTGGATTTGTCTCCCGAAAGTGAGCCGGGGCGGGCCTGATTGCGCTGCGAGCGGGCCGGCCCCCTCAGCTGCGCTGTCCCCGCATTCTGTCTGCCCTTGCCCTCGGTCTGGTCTCGTCCTCGCCCTCTCACCCAGCGTCTTTCCGCATCCATAACCTCCCGGAGCCGCAGCGCGCTCATGCGTCGTTTTGCGCAGGTTGGATGGAGTGGCTGCTGAGCGGCTGTGCCACCTTTTGAAACGTCTCTCTACAAACGCTATGATTATTTTCAGTATCGTGCAAATTGGGTGTAAAGATGGACGAGAGGAGACGTTTCGGGTGAAGCATTTATACCTCACGGAAGAACACGAGATGTTCCGGACGGCGCTGCGCAAGTTTTTGGAAAAGGAGGCCGTGCCGTACTTTGACCAATGGGAACGAGAGCACCGGGTGCCGCGTGAATTCTGGCGGAAACTAGGAGCACAGGGGTACCTGGGGCCCAGTGTACCCGAGGAATACGGCGGTGCGGGCGTGGATTTTTCGTATTCCGTGGTGATTGGCGAAGAATTGGAGCGGGTCGGCAGCGGGCTGACTGGCATTGGGCTGCACAACGACATTGTGCTGCCTTACTTACTGTCGTACGGCTCGGAGGCGCAGAAAAAGAAGTGGCTGCCAGGGTGTGTCACCGGGGACATCATCACCGCGATCGCGATGACGGAACCGGGTGCTGGCTCAGACCTGGCGGGTGTCCGAACCACGGCCGTGCGCGACGGTGATACATATATCCTCAATGGGCAGAAGACGTTTATCACAAACGGGATCGCGTCGGACCTGGTCCTGGTCGTGTGCAAAACGGACCCGCATGCGAATCCGCCGCATCGAGGCATGAGCCTGATTTGGGTGGAGCGGGGCACGCCGGGATTTGAACGGGGACGGCAGCTGGAAAAGGTGGGTCAGCACAGTCAGGATACCGCTGAACTGTTTTTCGACAACTGCCGCGTGCCTGCGTCCAATTTGCTCGGCGAAGAGGGCAAGGGGTTCCAGTACCTGACGGAGAAGCTGCAACAGGAGCGGCTGGTCGTAGCCATCGCTGCACAGACCTCGGCGGAGGAGACGCTGAAGGAGACCATCGCGTACGTGAAGCAGCGCAAGGCGTTCGGACAGCCCATCAGCAAGTTCCAGAACACCCGCTTTACGATTGCGGAGCTGGCGACAAAAATCGAACTGGGGCGGGCGTTTCTCGATCAGCTCATTGCCCGTCACATCGCCGGCGAGGACGTGGTGATGCAGGTGTCCATGGCGAAGTACTGGCATACAGACATGGTGAAAGAAGTGGTCGCAGCCTGCATGCAGTTGCACGGCGGGTACGGCTACATGGAGGAGTACAAGGTTGCCCGCCGGTACCGCGACGTGCCGGTCATGTCCATCTACGCGGGGACCAACGAGATCATGAAGACCATCATCGCGAAAAGCCTCGGCCTGTAACCCGATGCGCGGTGGAGTGAGCGGGCCGGAGCTGAGCGCAGCCGGCCGGGCGGTGGAGTGAGCCGGGCGGTGGAGTGAGCCGGGCCGGGCGATGCTCTGCGGGCCGTGTCGTGCGGGGGTGCGTGGGCGTAGCGGCGTGTTTGCGAGACCTACCGACCGTCCGGAAGGGTTTGGCTGGCATCCCCATCGCGGAAGCGGTAAGATGACGTAGAGACACATCGGAGTGGAGTGGATGGTGGATGACGACGACGGAAGTGACTGGCAAGGAGAACCTCCTGGCGGCGTTAGCAGAATTTGATGAAGCCGATCTCCAGATGGCCCTGCACGCAGCCAACGCGGCGAAGCGAGCACGGGAGCGAAAGGGCGCAACCTACTTCTTGCACGAGTTTCTCGGTGAACATCGTCGCGTGGAGGATGACCGCGCGGTACTGACCATCCCCGTCAGGGACTGGATGATGAATCCTGGCGGCATCCTGCACGGCGGCATCATGGCCTATCTCTGTGACAACACGCTCGGCATGGCGAGCTTTCTGAAAAGCACTCGGCCTGGTGTGACGGTCGATTTGAACGTGCGCTATCACCTGCCCGTGGTTAGCGGCTCCATCACGGGTGTCGGCGAAGTCGTCGCAGGCGGCTCGCAAATCAACTCCGCGCGCTGCGAGGTGCACGATGACCAAGGCCGCATTGTTGCAACGGCGGCGGGCACCTTCTACCACAAGAAGCGAGATGTGTCGAAGGGATAAGGCCGGCGTATCAGGCATCGAGATGTATCAAACAGGCGTGGCCCAGAAGAGGCGCGTACGACGAAGAAAAAGGCTGCCCCACGTACCATTGCGGCGTGTGCGGCAGCCTTTTTGATTTGGGTCGCTGTGGTCAGGCAAGGGCCGGGTGGGGCGACGTTGTTGCCTGGGTGAGGCCAGGGCTCGGTTCGCCCCACCACCGCTTCAGGCACCGTTTCTACATTGTGGAGGCCGGCCCGGCGGCTCTAAGGCACCTTTCCTTCCTTAGCGTGGGTCTGGCGGTGCCGGCCCGTCCACTTAAGGCGTCCTTTCTTCCCTAGGCTGCCGTGAGGGCTGTCGGATCCCGACGTATAAGGCGCCTTTCCTACCTTATGGCAGACCGGGCCTCCGGCTCTAAGGCACCTTTCCTTCCTTAGCGTGGGTCCGGCGGTGCCGGCCCGTCCACTTTAAGGCGTCTTTCCTTCCTTAAGCCGCCGCCTGCAACCTGCTCGCCCTCGCGCTTAGGGCACCTTTCCTGCCTTAAGCCCCGCGATGGCCATGGGATCCCGACGCATTAGGCATCTTTCCTTCCTTATCGGGGCCTTGCCTGCCAGCCCCGCCAGCCGGCCCTGCCTGCCAGCCTCCGCTCACCGGTTCGGCAGGTACGGAATCCCGTCCGCGGCCGGCGCAGTGCTTCGTCCAACCAAGCCTGCCAGCGCGAGAATCGTCAGTGCGTATGGCAGCATGGCAATCAAGTCGGTGGGCACGTTACTCCCTTGCAGCACGTTGCCGAGGGACGACGCGAATCCGAACAGCAGCGCAGCGCCGAACGAGCCGAAGGGCGTCCACTTTCCGAAGATCATCGCGGCCAGTGCGATGTAACCGCGGCCGTCGGTCATGTTGACGTCAAAGCTGTTCAAAATCCCAATCGAGAGATACGCGCCGCCGATGGCGGAGAGCACGCCGCCGATGATCACGCCTGTATACCGCAGGCGCCAGACATTGAGACCAAGGGTGTCCGCTGCGAGCGGATTTTCCCCAACGGCTCGCATGCGCAAGCCGAGACGTGTGTGGAACAGGAACCAGTGCGAGACGATGACCAGCAGCAGCATCAGATACACCAGCACGCTTTGCTGGTGGAAAAACCAGCCCAGCACGGGAACGTTGGCCAGCGCCGGGAACGTGACCATCGGCAGCGCGGGCGTGGATGTTGGTGTACCGTTGTATCCGAAGATGGTGTTGAGCAAAAACGCTGTGATGCCGGCGCCAAAGAAGTTGATGGCCATCCCGAGCACAACCTGGTCTGCGGCGATACGAATCGCGGCCCAGGCGAACATCCATGAAACGAGCCCGCCGGCGACCATCGCGGCCAACAGGCCCAGCCACGGATTGCCTGTCCAGTGCGAACAGGCGACAGCGAAGAACGCACCGACCAGCATGATGCCTTCCATCGCGATATTGACCACGCCGGTACGCTCCGAGAAGGTTCCGCCAATCGCCGGGAACGCGAGCGGCACGGCGAGGGAAAGGGTACCCGCCCACAGTTGTGGGTTTGCTAATACGGTCATGCCAAAGTTCCTCCTTCATCTGCGGCATGCGAACGCGCATCCGGCCGGCGCCGGCGCACCCATGCCCGCATCATCGGGATGAGACGTTCCGCTGCTACGAAGAAAATGATGAGACCGGTCAGCACCTGGGTCAAACTCGCGGGTACACCGGAAACCTGCTGCATGTTTTGCCCGCCGGTGTTGAGCGCGGCGAAAAAGATGCCAGCAATCACACACCCGAACGGGTTGTTTCGGGCGAGCAGCGACACGACGATGGCCGTATACCCATATTGAGAGGCAAAGCTGTCGTTCAACTGGTACTGAACGCCGAGCATCTGCACACCGCCCGCAAGGCCTGCGAACACGCCGGAGATGCCGAGGGTCAGCACGGTGTACAGCGGCACGCGAATGCCCGCGTAACGAGACGCGCGCTGGTTGAATCCGACCGCCCGCACCTGAAACCCGAAGGTGGTTCGCTGCAGGAGAATCCACACCACGACCGCGGCAGCCAGCGCGATCCACAGTCCAACCGACAATTGCGACTGCTGAAACACCTGCAGCGGCAGGAACGGCGCCAACTGGGTATTGGTCGCAATTTGCGGAGACTGCGGGAAAAACCCTGGCTGGCGCATGGGCGCGTGAGGCTCTTCAATCATGTACTCCACCAGGAAGATCCCGATGTAGCTCATCATCATGGTCGTAATGACCTCGTGAGCCCCAAGGTACGCCTTGGCGAGGCCCGGTACGATGCCGCCCCAGATGCCGCCTGCCAACATGCCGCCAAGCAACGCCAGCAGGATGTGGGGGAAGCCGGGCATGCCGGTGAAGTGGTAGCCAATCCAGACGGACGCCATCGCGCCAACCCAGTACTGACCGTCTGCGCCAATGTTGAACAGGCCGGCCTTAAAGGCGATGGCGATGCCAAGTCCGATGAGAATCAGCGGTACCGCGCCGCTGAGCGTCGAGCCCAGGTTGTAGAGGTTTCCGAAGGCGCCGGAAACCAGCGAACCATAGACGACCAATGGATTGAACCCGATGATTGCGACAATGATTCCGCCAATCACAATGGCAAACAACGAAGCCAACAGCGGCATGCCGATATTGCGTCCGATATTCTGCCATACGCTGTTCACGCGTTGGTCACCTCCTCCGTCGCACCGTTCGGACGTACGCCCGTCATCAACAGGCCAATCTGTTCCCGCGTCGCAGTGTCTCCGGGAACGATGTCCACCATTTCTCCGTGATGGATGACGCCGATGCGGTCCGACAGACTGAGGATTTCGTCCAGTTCCAGCGATACCAAGAGCACCGCCTTGCCTTCGTCGCGCAGGCGAATCAATTCGCGGTGGATGCCCTCAATCGCGCCGACATCCAGTCCACGCGTGGGCTGGGCGACAATCAACAGTTTTGGATCACGAGCGACTTCCCGGGCGAGAATCACCTTCTGCTGATTGCCCCCGGAGAGTTCTCCCGCTTTACGATGGACGTTGCGCGGGCGCACGTCAAATTGTTCAATCAGCCGCTCTGCGTAGCGCAGCGCGGGCACCCGGTTGAGCCAGCCGGCGCGCGAAAACGGCCGGCGCCGGAAATCACGC
Above is a genomic segment from Alicyclobacillus cycloheptanicus containing:
- a CDS encoding CcdC family protein — its product is MSGHMGQIVSTVITVLFALTVIFVRTRGSNRPVTARKIIMPPLGMSTGFLMFLAPQTRDPWLYAGLAFCAGLIFSYPLILTSKMRIVDNQIFLKRSKGFVLILLALLVLRIVLHQYVEQYVTIVQTGSLFFILAFGMIAPWRVAMLLQYRKLQRQLGTSAELDLSPESEPGRA
- a CDS encoding acyl-CoA dehydrogenase family protein; amino-acid sequence: MKHLYLTEEHEMFRTALRKFLEKEAVPYFDQWEREHRVPREFWRKLGAQGYLGPSVPEEYGGAGVDFSYSVVIGEELERVGSGLTGIGLHNDIVLPYLLSYGSEAQKKKWLPGCVTGDIITAIAMTEPGAGSDLAGVRTTAVRDGDTYILNGQKTFITNGIASDLVLVVCKTDPHANPPHRGMSLIWVERGTPGFERGRQLEKVGQHSQDTAELFFDNCRVPASNLLGEEGKGFQYLTEKLQQERLVVAIAAQTSAEETLKETIAYVKQRKAFGQPISKFQNTRFTIAELATKIELGRAFLDQLIARHIAGEDVVMQVSMAKYWHTDMVKEVVAACMQLHGGYGYMEEYKVARRYRDVPVMSIYAGTNEIMKTIIAKSLGL
- a CDS encoding PaaI family thioesterase, with translation MTTTEVTGKENLLAALAEFDEADLQMALHAANAAKRARERKGATYFLHEFLGEHRRVEDDRAVLTIPVRDWMMNPGGILHGGIMAYLCDNTLGMASFLKSTRPGVTVDLNVRYHLPVVSGSITGVGEVVAGGSQINSARCEVHDDQGRIVATAAGTFYHKKRDVSKG
- a CDS encoding ABC transporter permease, with the translated sequence MTVLANPQLWAGTLSLAVPLAFPAIGGTFSERTGVVNIAMEGIMLVGAFFAVACSHWTGNPWLGLLAAMVAGGLVSWMFAWAAIRIAADQVVLGMAINFFGAGITAFLLNTIFGYNGTPTSTPALPMVTFPALANVPVLGWFFHQQSVLVYLMLLLVIVSHWFLFHTRLGLRMRAVGENPLAADTLGLNVWRLRYTGVIIGGVLSAIGGAYLSIGILNSFDVNMTDGRGYIALAAMIFGKWTPFGSFGAALLFGFASSLGNVLQGSNVPTDLIAMLPYALTILALAGLVGRSTAPAADGIPYLPNR
- a CDS encoding ABC transporter permease, encoding MNSVWQNIGRNIGMPLLASLFAIVIGGIIVAIIGFNPLVVYGSLVSGAFGNLYNLGSTLSGAVPLILIGLGIAIAFKAGLFNIGADGQYWVGAMASVWIGYHFTGMPGFPHILLALLGGMLAGGIWGGIVPGLAKAYLGAHEVITTMMMSYIGIFLVEYMIEEPHAPMRQPGFFPQSPQIATNTQLAPFLPLQVFQQSQLSVGLWIALAAAVVVWILLQRTTFGFQVRAVGFNQRASRYAGIRVPLYTVLTLGISGVFAGLAGGVQMLGVQYQLNDSFASQYGYTAIVVSLLARNNPFGCVIAGIFFAALNTGGQNMQQVSGVPASLTQVLTGLIIFFVAAERLIPMMRAWVRRRRPDARSHAADEGGTLA